One bacterium genomic window carries:
- the flgF gene encoding flagellar basal-body rod protein FlgF has product MIKGIYNSGAAMRAGILRQDVTANNLANTSTTGFKQQRFALEQEVDGRNVGETRNLLQAVKAAGYVNFSPGPLEATESPLDFALQGPGFFALADDNGVQFTRNGRFDRNSEGLLVDADGRRVQGSGGDITIPPGVITLSDDGTISVDGAAIDKLRIVEFQNPQALTKSGNNLFRDELAEAGEIEVARTSVMQGFLEQSNVDAVREMVEMIANSRHYEASSRLMTVQDQTLNHVVNDIGRV; this is encoded by the coding sequence ATGATCAAAGGCATCTATAACTCCGGAGCGGCCATGCGCGCAGGAATTCTGCGCCAGGACGTGACCGCAAACAATCTTGCAAACACGTCAACTACCGGTTTCAAGCAGCAGAGATTCGCTCTTGAACAGGAGGTTGACGGACGCAATGTTGGTGAAACAAGGAACCTGCTGCAAGCGGTAAAAGCGGCTGGCTACGTGAATTTCTCTCCCGGACCGCTTGAAGCAACTGAGTCACCGCTTGATTTCGCTCTGCAAGGACCAGGATTTTTCGCTCTTGCCGATGACAACGGTGTGCAGTTCACAAGAAATGGACGATTTGACCGCAATTCCGAGGGGCTGCTGGTTGATGCCGACGGACGGCGCGTTCAAGGAAGCGGTGGAGACATCACGATACCTCCAGGCGTAATCACGCTGTCTGATGACGGTACGATATCCGTAGACGGAGCTGCGATCGACAAACTCAGAATAGTTGAATTCCAGAATCCCCAAGCGCTGACGAAATCAGGCAATAACCTCTTTCGCGATGAACTTGCCGAGGCAGGTGAAATTGAAGTCGCGCGAACAAGTGTAATGCAAGGGTTTTTGGAACAATCCAATGTTGACGCAGTGCGGGAAATGGTAGAAATGATTGCAAACTCGAGGCACTACGAAGCAAGTTCCAGATTGATGACCGTTCAGGACCAAACATTGAATCATGTCGTTAACGACATTGGAAGGGTCTAA
- the flgG gene encoding flagellar basal-body rod protein FlgG, which produces MIKALYTSASGMHAQQKNLDNTASNISNANTTAYKRSRIEFQDLIYENVRIPAPTDQGTSLPVPLQIGGGTRVVASVKNFEMGSPQETGNPLDLMIRGDGFFQVLLPNGTLGFTRDGAWKMTSEGQVVNAQGLPMEPPINIPSDATSILVSPEGRVSVMTQGNTEPSEIGQIELARFVNPAGLLNDGGNIYTQTVSSGDPLTATPGTDGTGTLEQGYLESSNVKIVNEMINLITAQRGYELNSRAIRTADDMISIATQLKR; this is translated from the coding sequence ATGATTAAGGCACTCTATACTTCCGCATCCGGAATGCATGCGCAGCAGAAGAACCTGGACAATACGGCAAGCAATATCTCGAATGCCAATACCACTGCCTACAAGCGCAGCCGGATCGAGTTTCAAGACTTGATCTACGAGAACGTTCGCATCCCAGCTCCAACTGACCAGGGTACGTCGCTTCCGGTTCCCCTGCAAATCGGCGGCGGAACACGCGTCGTTGCGAGCGTAAAGAACTTCGAAATGGGCTCCCCACAGGAAACCGGAAATCCTCTCGACCTGATGATTCGCGGCGATGGTTTCTTTCAAGTGCTGCTCCCCAACGGAACACTGGGTTTCACACGCGATGGCGCATGGAAGATGACTTCGGAAGGGCAGGTCGTAAACGCTCAAGGTCTGCCTATGGAGCCGCCCATCAACATTCCATCGGACGCGACTTCCATTCTCGTCTCGCCAGAGGGACGTGTTTCCGTAATGACTCAAGGCAACACGGAGCCGTCAGAAATCGGGCAAATTGAGTTGGCACGGTTCGTTAATCCTGCCGGACTGCTTAATGACGGAGGGAACATCTATACACAAACGGTCTCCTCGGGCGATCCACTCACTGCGACTCCCGGCACTGATGGCACCGGGACGCTTGAGCAAGGATACCTTGAGTCGTCGAATGTTAAGATAGTTAACGAGATGATAAATCTGATTACCGCGCAACGAGGGTACGAGCTGAATTCGCGGGCAATCCGAACCGCTGATGATATGATCAGCATCGCCACGCAATTGAAACGATAA
- the flgA gene encoding flagellar basal body P-ring formation protein FlgA, translating into MNAAAQDFVKLEQIIASTWLPHDVTCKWEPMFGDPAVLNSLKNIEVIGSLDDFANGLLSITFKGTDNQGREQRIILKGRARIFGQAYSVAERVKASGEVKSENITQVNCEWSNLRAATLLDRNAIAGKFAVRPLVPGRPILANDLRSRPLIRSGDSVTVICERGGVTVKVEGTAMRDGGEGETIPVRVPELEQNRLEGVVQNDATILWIP; encoded by the coding sequence ATGAATGCTGCTGCACAAGATTTTGTCAAGCTGGAACAAATCATCGCGTCCACCTGGCTGCCGCACGATGTGACGTGCAAATGGGAGCCAATGTTTGGTGATCCTGCCGTACTGAACAGCTTGAAGAACATCGAGGTAATTGGGTCACTCGATGACTTCGCAAACGGTTTACTTTCGATAACTTTCAAAGGCACGGACAACCAAGGTCGTGAACAGCGAATCATTTTGAAAGGGCGGGCGAGAATTTTCGGTCAAGCGTATAGTGTTGCCGAACGTGTCAAAGCCAGTGGTGAAGTCAAGTCTGAGAATATTACGCAGGTTAACTGCGAGTGGAGCAATCTCCGCGCTGCAACGTTGCTCGACAGAAATGCAATAGCAGGAAAATTCGCGGTTCGACCGCTCGTTCCGGGACGTCCCATATTGGCAAATGATCTTCGGTCACGACCGCTCATCCGAAGCGGCGACTCCGTAACAGTTATCTGCGAGAGGGGAGGAGTCACGGTCAAGGTAGAAGGAACAGCGATGCGTGACGGAGGTGAAGGTGAGACCATACCTGTTCGCGTGCCTGAGTTAGAACAAAACCGACTTGAAGGAGTAGTGCAGAATGATGCAACGATACTTTGGATACCTTAG
- a CDS encoding flagellar basal body L-ring protein FlgH, with product MMQRYFGYLSLLLMPLHLLAGNGGNRIAPSLYSDYVARNVGDQLTVLIIENSLASASARTNTKGEYDAEVSAGGTGALDFIPLLAGDGSSKSEHKGTGTTARQGTLRASLVTRVVEVLPNGDLRIEGEKSVVINGERQLTILSGTVRRQDITPQNTITSDLIGDAEISYKGKGVLANTERPGIIARIFDWIF from the coding sequence ATGATGCAACGATACTTTGGATACCTTAGTTTGTTGTTAATGCCACTGCACTTGCTGGCAGGCAACGGTGGCAACAGAATTGCGCCGTCACTTTACAGTGACTACGTTGCACGAAATGTCGGTGACCAATTGACCGTCTTGATTATAGAGAACTCATTGGCTTCCGCGTCTGCAAGAACCAACACAAAAGGAGAGTATGACGCTGAGGTGTCGGCTGGAGGCACGGGAGCGCTGGATTTTATTCCTCTCCTAGCTGGTGACGGTTCTTCAAAGAGTGAACATAAAGGCACTGGAACTACTGCTCGTCAGGGGACTTTGAGAGCGAGCCTCGTCACACGTGTTGTCGAGGTCCTGCCAAACGGCGATCTCAGAATCGAGGGAGAGAAGTCCGTAGTTATTAACGGTGAACGTCAACTGACAATACTTTCCGGCACCGTCCGCCGTCAGGACATAACTCCTCAAAATACAATCACCTCCGACCTTATCGGAGACGCTGAAATTTCTTACAAAGGCAAAGGTGTTCTGGCAAACACGGAACGACCAGGAATAATCGCAAGAATCTTTGATTGGATCTTCTAA
- a CDS encoding flagellar basal body P-ring protein FlgI produces MRWPVIYLVLCSTIAFAGVRIGDVTNYPNSTPVTLTGYGLIIGLAGTGDGSKSTFTPQTFASMLKQFGIEVSPGELKLKNVAAVMVTCEIPAGSRRGARLDALVSSLGDATSLQGGTLLRTVLNDPWGEPVAEVQGPVSIGGFNFETGGNRVSRNHAVAGRIPNGAVLFGDGPQLPAPADSFILVLEQPDLRTAVDVTRAINAAYSSTARTEDPATIVVSVPSEYTNLSERLEFQANIEDIEFDPVGTDKIVINERTGTIVVGTAVTLLPTAIAHGNLTVEISEQPVISQPNAFGQGETVVETQSTITVENAGEGLKEIAGAASAGEVARMLNSLGVTPRDMIAIFQGLKAAGALRAELVII; encoded by the coding sequence ATGCGTTGGCCGGTTATTTATCTCGTTCTATGCTCAACAATTGCGTTCGCCGGTGTTCGCATTGGTGACGTGACCAATTATCCCAATAGCACACCGGTTACGCTTACCGGATACGGTCTGATTATCGGGCTAGCCGGCACAGGTGACGGCAGTAAATCCACTTTTACTCCTCAGACCTTCGCCAGCATGCTAAAACAATTTGGGATTGAGGTTTCACCCGGAGAACTGAAGTTGAAAAACGTCGCAGCGGTGATGGTTACGTGCGAAATCCCTGCAGGCTCAAGACGCGGTGCGCGACTTGACGCACTTGTTTCATCGCTCGGCGACGCGACAAGCCTACAGGGTGGTACTTTGCTGCGGACAGTATTGAACGATCCATGGGGTGAACCGGTTGCAGAGGTGCAGGGTCCTGTATCAATCGGCGGCTTTAACTTTGAAACCGGTGGCAATCGAGTCTCAAGAAACCACGCTGTTGCAGGTAGAATACCCAACGGGGCAGTTTTATTTGGTGATGGCCCTCAACTTCCGGCGCCTGCCGACAGCTTCATTCTCGTTCTTGAACAACCTGATCTTAGGACGGCAGTGGATGTCACTCGGGCAATCAACGCCGCATACAGCAGCACTGCACGAACGGAGGATCCGGCGACGATAGTCGTGAGCGTTCCAAGTGAATACACAAACCTAAGTGAACGACTCGAATTTCAGGCTAACATTGAAGATATCGAATTCGATCCTGTCGGAACGGACAAAATCGTCATTAATGAACGTACCGGAACAATTGTTGTAGGCACAGCCGTCACGCTGCTGCCAACAGCAATCGCGCATGGAAACCTTACAGTTGAGATCTCCGAACAGCCAGTAATTAGTCAGCCAAATGCCTTTGGGCAAGGCGAGACCGTGGTCGAAACTCAAAGCACCATTACGGTGGAGAATGCGGGTGAAGGCCTGAAAGAAATCGCAGGAGCCGCGTCGGCCGGCGAAGTCGCAAGAATGCTTAACTCACTCGGTGTCACTCCTCGTGACATGATTGCAATTTTCCAGGGACTAAAGGCAGCAGGCGCTCTTCGGGCAGAGCTGGTGATAATATGA